In one window of Primulina tabacum isolate GXHZ01 chromosome 8, ASM2559414v2, whole genome shotgun sequence DNA:
- the LOC142554609 gene encoding uncharacterized protein LOC142554609, with product MVKWTVELGEYDIEYKPRVAIKAQALTDFLIEMIPPEEEEVWRVFVDGASNLSGCGVGVVLIAPSGEKVKLALRIDSRVTNNGAEYEAILAGLQAAREVGVSRVIIYSDSQLVALQIKGTYRPKMKKMLKYLGLITARAASLTDWSIEQIPREENGEADTLAKLASSMSDIRTREVLCFTQLVPSIDENVPLMQKNSWMTPLIEYIVHTKLPEDLAQALKIKKQAPKFVLLNDILYRRSYQGPLLNCLAENEVEYVLREIHEGCCG from the coding sequence ATGGTCAAGTGGACAGTAGAGCTCGGGGAATACGACATAGAGTACAAACCCCGGGTTGCTATAAAAGCCCAAGCATTAACGGATTTCCTGATCGAAATGATTCCACCAGAAGAGGAGGAAGTATGGAGAGTTTTTGTTGATGGGGCATCGAATCTTTCAGGATGTGGGGTCGGAGTGGTTTTGATTGCTCCATCAGGAGAAAAGGTAAAATTAGCTCTGAGGATCGACTCTCGGGTCACCAACAATGGAGCTGAGTATGAAGCCATTCTGGCAGGACTACAAGCTGCCCGGGAAGTCGGAGTTTCCCGGGTCATTATTTACTCTGATTCTCAATTGGTCGCCCTTCAGATAAAAGGAACATACAggccaaaaatgaaaaaaatgctCAAATATCTGGGGCTCATCACAGCCCGGGCAGCATCTCTGACTGATTGGAGCATCGAACAGATTCCTAGAGAAGAGAATGGGGAGGCTGATACCTTAGCCAAATTAGCCTCTTCTATGTCAGACATAAGAACCCGGGAAGTCTTATGCTTTACCCAGTTGGTTCCCTCTATTGATGAAAATGTGCCACTAATGCAGAAGAATTCATGGATGACCCCTTTAATCGAGTATATAGTCCATACCAAGCTCCCGGAAGACCTGGCTCAAGCTTTAAAAATCAAAAAGCAAGCACCCAAGTTTGTccttttaaatgatattttgtacaGGAGATCATATCAGGGCCCTTTGCTCAATTGTTTAGCGGAGAATGAAGTGGAGTATGTCCTCCGAGAAATACATGAAGGGTGTTGTGGTTAA
- the LOC142554610 gene encoding uncharacterized protein LOC142554610 codes for MPSPQFIREVQNLNGRIAAFSRFISRSAHRSYQFFQVLRKVQKFGWDEKCEQDFQDLKKHLSELPVLVKPEPGEKLWVYLSATEYSVSSVLIREEKTDQKLVYYVNHALRGAVLKYSEVEKIALALVMTARKLRPYFLSASNCGSYQLPTGVNHDTL; via the coding sequence ATGCCTTCCCCCCAATTTATCCGGGAAGTGCAGAACTTAAATGGGAGAATTGCTGCTTTTTCTCGATTCATTTCTCGGTCAGCCCATAGAAGCTATCAATTTTTTCAAGTCCTGAGGAAGGTACAAAAGTTTGGATGGGATGAAAAGTGTGAGCAGGATTTTCAAGATTTGAAAAAGCATTTGTCCGAACTACCCGTCCTGGTAAAGCCTGAGCCTGGGGAAAAGTTGTGGGTCTATTTGTCCGCCACAGAGTATTCTGTTAGCTCTGTACTTATTCGAGAAGAAAAGACCGACCAAAAGCTAGTTTATTATGTCAATCATGCCCTCAGAGGGGCAGTGCTAAAGTACAGTGAAGTGGAAAAAATAGCCCTGGCTCTGGTAATGACTGCCCGAAAACTGAGACCATATTTTCTCTCAGCATCCAATTGTGGTTCTTACCAACTCCCCACTGGGGTGAATCATGACACACTCTAA
- the LOC142554611 gene encoding uncharacterized protein LOC142554611, whose translation MAGEEDNRTLMELHRPAFGGYGSSIVRPTNTFELKPAIIQIFGGSPSEDPNAHLENFLSICDTIKCNGVSTDAIRLILFPFSLQGEAMEWLRDLPAGSITTWDGLVEVFMHRYFPPTKITQLRNEITSFRQRDGESLNSAWARFKKMLRMCPRHGFSIGQQVETFYYGVDPSVRSMLDAAANGSLYRKTPTAALEIISIMAESNVGWQDNRREKKVRFLEMEALTAITAKLDGLTHQMAQLQAQKSIPVKSVSQVQGNAEIVGGSSSDMQFMPDMSCEGIQCFGGDSVNYVGNQGRQQYNPYSFSYNSGWRNHPNFGWRPSENSVEQLQFNPPHHPAQQKPPQQPPKPRKVLDLPCHQVSSHMIASQISRIC comes from the coding sequence ATGGCTGGAGAAGAGGATAATCGTACTTTAATGGAGCTTCATCGACCAGCATTTGGAGGTTACGGCTCTAGTATCGTCCGCCCTACAAACACATTCGAACTGAAGCCGGCCATTATCCAGATATTTGGAGGATCACCTTCTGAGGATCCCAATGCACATCTGGAGAACTTTCTATCGATCTGTGATACAATCAAGTGCAATGGGGTGAGTACTGATGCTATTCGACTCATATTATTTCCATTTTCCCTACAAGGAGAGGCTATGGAGTGGCTTCGAGACCTTCCAGCTGGTTCTATTACGACATGGGATGGATTAGTCGAGGTCTTCATGCACAGGTATTTTCCCCCAACCAAGATTACACAGTTGAGAAATGAAATTACATCATTTAGACAGAGAGATGGGGAATCACTGAATTCAGCATGGGCACGGTTTAAGAAGATGTTGAGAATGTGCCCAAGACATGGTTTTTCGATAGGCCAGCAGGTTGAGACGTTCTACTATGGGGTGGATCCATCTGTGAGATCTATGCTTGATGCGGCAGCCAATGGTAGTTTATACAGGAAAACGCCAACCGCAGCCCTTGAAATCATATCTATTATGGCAGAGAGCAATGTGGGTTGGCAAGACAACCGAAGGGAGAAGAAAGTCAGATTCCTTGAGATGGAGGCCTTGACAGCGATCACAGCAAAGCTTGATGGACTGACACATCAGATGGCACAGTTACAGGCACAAAAATCAATACCAGTCAAGTCAGTGAGTCAAGTTCAAGGAAATGCTGAGATAGTTGGTGGATCATCTAGTGACATGCAATTCATGCCGGATATGTCTTGTGAGGGAATACAGTGTTTTGGAGGGGACTCAGTAAATTATGTGGGAAACCAGGGTCGTCAGCAATATAATCCATACAGTTTCTCATATAATTCGGGCTGGAGGAATCATCCTAATTTTGGGTGGAGACCGTCAGAAAATTCTGTTGAGCAACTACAGTTTAATCCTCCGCACCATCCCGCACAACAAAAACCTCCTCAGCAACCACCTAAACCTCGCAAGGTACTGGACCTTCCATGCCACCAGGTTTCAAGCCACATGATAGCAAGTCAAATCTCGAGGATATGCTAG
- the LOC142554612 gene encoding uncharacterized protein LOC142554612, with protein MATRAPGSLPSDTEKNTKGVNAVTITSPIKQETRDVESHVKEKGSSKQKTEDAREKEALAQIPSYAKFLKEILSNKKKLVDFETVKLSEECSAILQNKLPPKLKDPGSFSIPCTIGSSFFSKALCDLGASINLMHYSCYEKLGIGEVKPTTISLQLADRSIKYPRGVVEDVLIWKKDHEIPLILGRPFLATGKALIDVHKDELVLRLNDESVVFNVFQSIKYPNNTSDCFRIDAADEFVEYGLQELLDEDPLAVCLTHSCPQELGNKELDECIHYLEAGRPISKTDIKGISSSMCIDKILIEANHKISTQPQRRLNPAMQEVVKKEVIKLLDAGWRVCIDYRKLNDATRKDHFPLPFIDQMLERLAGHPFYCFLDGYSGYMQIPIDPEDQEKTTFTCSYGTFAYKRMSFGLCNAPAFQILKEKLITAPVMIAPDWGSPFEYDTVSCQLNYAIAEKELFAVVFALDKFRSYLIGSKVEFDLEIIDRKGTENQVADHLSRLDNPIPGNISRRHELPLTNILVCEIFDVWGIDFMWPFPVSFGNKYILVAVYYVSKWVEAIACKTNDSRVVVQFLKKNIFLRFGTPRAIISDRGTHFCNRQFDSLLATYGVRHKVATPYHPQTSGQVEVSNREIKRILEKTVGTSRKEWSSKFDDALWTYRTAFKTPIGMSPFRLLYGKSCHLPLELEHKAYWAAKFLNFDAKATGDERVL; from the exons ATGGCTACACGAGCTCCGGGTTCACTACCCAGTGACACGGAAAAGAATACTAAAGGTGTCAATGCCGTCACAATAACATCTCCCATAAAGCAGGAAACAAGGGATGTTGAAAGCCATGTGAAGGAGAAGGGATCATCCAAGCAAAAGACGGAGGACGCAAGGGAAAAAG AAGCTTTAGCCCAAATACCCTCCTATGCAAAATTTCTTAAAGAGATTTTATCAAACAAGAAGAAATTGGTTGACTTTGAGACAGTTAAGCTTTCGGAGGAATGTTCTGctattttacaaaataaattacCTCCGAAGCTTAAAGATCCAGGTAGTTTCTCTATTCCCTGTACTATTGGAAGTTCATTCTTTAGTAAGGCGTTGTGTGATCTAGGTGCAAGCATAAACTTGATGCATTATTCATGTTATGAGAAGCTAGGGATTGGTGAAGTTAAACCCACTACAATTTCTCTACAGTTAGCTGATAGATCAATTAAATATCCTAGGGGAGTTGTAGAGGATGTGTTG ATATGGAAGAAGGATCATGAGATTCCTCTTATTTTAGGAAGACCATTTTTAGCCACTGGAAAAGCTCTGATAGATGTACACAAGGATGAGTTGGTGTTGAGATTGAATGATGAGAGTGTAGTTTTTAACGTTTTTCAGTCCATCAAATACCCCAACAATACATCTGATTGTTTCAGAATTGATGCTGCTGACGAGTTTGTTGAGTATGGTTTGCAGGAACTACTTGATGAGGATCCTTTGGCGGTCTGTTTGACCCATTCATGCCCGCAAGAATTGGGAAATAAAGAGCTGGATGAATGCATTCATTATCTTGAAGCAGGCAGACCGATTTCAAAAACTG ACATAAAAGGGATCAGTTCATCCATGTGCATAGACAAAATTCTGATAGAGGCCAATCACAAGATATCTACCCAACCTCAAAGGCGTCTGAACCCAGCTatgcaagaggtagtgaagAAAGAGGTGATAAAGCTACTGGACGCAG GGTGGCGTGTTTGCATCGATTATAGAAAACTTAATGACGCCACCCGTAAAGACCATTTCCCCCTCccatttattgatcaaatgttggaaAGGTTAGCTGGACATCCTTTTTACTGTTTCCTGGATGGCTACTCGGGTTATATGCAAATTCCTATTGACCCTGAAGATCAGGAGAAAACCACTTTTACATGCTCTTACGGGACATTTGCATATAAACGAATGTCATTCGGTCTATGTAATGCACCA GCATTTCAAATTTTGAAGGAGAAATTGATCACCGCCCCTGTGATGATAGCACCTGATTGGGGATCGCCATTTGAG TATGACACTGTCAGCTGCCAACTGAACTATGCCATTGCAGAGAAGGAGCTCTTTGCTGTGGTTTTTGCTCTGGACAAGTTTAGATCATATTTGATAGGGAGTAAAGTTGAATTCGACCTGGAGATAATCGATAGGAAGGGGACAGAGAACCAAGTTGCAGACCATCTCTCGCGATTGGACAATCCTATCCCAG GTAATATCTCTAGGAGACATGAGTTGCCTCTTACTAATATTTTGGTGTGTGAAATTTTCGATGTCTGGGGAATAGATTTCATGTGGCCATTCCCAGTTTCTTTTGGGAACAAGTATATTTTGGTGGCTGTATACTACGTTTCTAAATGGGTTGAGGCTATTGCATGCAAAACTAATGACTCTAGGGTTGTCGTTCAATTtctcaagaaaaatattttcttacgTTTTGGCACACCTAGAGCCATTATTAGCGATAGGGGTACTCATTTTTGTAATCGACAATTTGACAGTTTATTGGCTACGTATGGGGTCCGACATAAGGTTGCAACACCTTATCACCCTCAAACTAGTGGCCAAGTCGAGGTATCAAACAGAGAAATCAAACGCATTCTTGAGAAGACTGTCGGTACTTCAAGGAAAGAATGGTCTAGCAAATTCGATGATGCACTTTGGACTTATCGCACTGCTTTTAAAACTCCCATTGGCATGTCTCCTTTTAGATTGTTGTATGGGAAATCATGTCACCTCCCTCTTGAACTTGAGCATAAGGCTTATTGGGCTgctaaattcttgaattttgatGCTAAAGCCACAGGTGACGAGAGAGTTCTGTAG